One window from the genome of Trabulsiella odontotermitis encodes:
- a CDS encoding mandelate racemase/muconate lactonizing enzyme family protein — MKIVSVDIIDVKNPLQSAVAKWRPIVVRINTDEGISGFGEVGMAYGVGASAGFGMAKDLAAIIIGMDPMQSEKIWDKMQKKTFWGQGGGTVVSAGMSAIDIALWDIKGKALNVPCYQLLGGKCRDSLRTYASQLQFGWGDAAKKEILTTPAQYAAAAEKALAEGYDAIKVDVNEIDEQGGLKKRNLYGVFADRDLMVGYKRIKAIREAVGDAIDIIVEAHALTDTASAIRFGKMIEEFRISAYEEPTMALNSGQLKEVKQNVNIPIAAGERIYTRWGFRPFFEEHIIDLIQPDLGTCGGLSEAKKICDMGHIYDTTCQIHVCGGPIMTAASLQLECAIPNFAIHELHRYALLEGNRNTCKYDYLPKNGQYEIPDLPGIGQELTDKSIAESPKETVQ, encoded by the coding sequence ATGAAAATTGTCAGCGTTGACATTATTGATGTAAAAAACCCGCTACAGTCGGCAGTGGCTAAATGGCGTCCGATTGTGGTGCGCATTAATACCGACGAAGGTATTTCCGGGTTTGGCGAAGTGGGGATGGCATACGGTGTAGGTGCCTCCGCCGGATTCGGCATGGCGAAAGATCTTGCTGCGATTATTATCGGCATGGACCCGATGCAAAGCGAGAAGATCTGGGACAAAATGCAGAAGAAAACATTCTGGGGACAAGGCGGTGGTACAGTGGTTTCCGCCGGAATGAGCGCGATTGATATCGCATTATGGGATATTAAAGGCAAGGCACTTAATGTCCCCTGCTATCAACTTTTAGGAGGCAAATGCCGTGACTCATTGCGCACTTACGCCAGTCAGTTACAGTTTGGCTGGGGAGACGCCGCAAAGAAAGAGATCCTGACCACACCGGCACAATATGCGGCAGCGGCAGAAAAAGCCCTCGCCGAGGGTTATGACGCGATAAAAGTCGACGTCAATGAAATCGATGAACAGGGTGGTTTGAAAAAACGGAATTTGTACGGTGTCTTTGCTGACCGCGACTTAATGGTGGGGTATAAACGCATCAAAGCCATTCGTGAAGCGGTTGGTGATGCTATTGATATTATCGTTGAGGCGCACGCCCTGACAGATACCGCGTCCGCGATCCGTTTTGGTAAAATGATCGAAGAGTTCCGTATTTCCGCCTATGAAGAACCCACCATGGCGCTCAATTCCGGGCAGCTAAAAGAAGTCAAACAAAATGTGAATATTCCCATCGCTGCGGGTGAACGCATTTATACCCGCTGGGGATTCCGGCCATTCTTTGAAGAACATATTATTGATTTGATCCAGCCCGATCTGGGAACGTGTGGCGGCCTGAGTGAAGCGAAAAAGATTTGTGATATGGGGCATATCTACGATACCACATGCCAGATTCATGTGTGCGGAGGTCCAATTATGACCGCAGCATCGTTACAACTGGAATGCGCGATCCCTAACTTCGCTATTCACGAACTGCATCGCTATGCATTGCTGGAAGGAAACCGGAATACCTGTAAATACGATTATCTGCCGAAAAATGGTCAATATGAAATTCCTGATCTCCCGGGAATTGGCCAGGAATTGACAGATAAATCTATCGCCGAGTCACCAAAAGAAACGGTGCAATAA
- a CDS encoding FumA C-terminus/TtdB family hydratase beta subunit, with protein MTVHTLTLPVADEEIEKLNIGDTVYLNGTVCTARDMAHLQIRELVQRGEALPENLAGSAIFHAGPVMIKDQQNHWKLHVIGPTTSIRMEPHADFVGSLGVKLIIGKGGMGQDSLDAFKKYKQAYLQAAPGCAVVLAAGVKAVKNVYWLENGMPEAMWVMTVEQFGPFVVTMDCKGNSRYECIKKRAREIMEYITAEK; from the coding sequence ATGACGGTACATACCCTGACACTCCCTGTCGCGGATGAAGAAATCGAAAAACTGAATATTGGCGATACTGTCTATCTGAACGGTACGGTTTGCACGGCGCGCGATATGGCGCATCTGCAAATTCGCGAACTGGTGCAACGTGGGGAAGCGTTACCGGAAAACTTAGCCGGCAGCGCCATTTTCCACGCGGGCCCGGTAATGATCAAAGATCAGCAGAATCACTGGAAATTACATGTTATTGGCCCAACGACATCCATTCGTATGGAGCCCCATGCTGACTTTGTCGGTAGCCTGGGCGTGAAACTGATCATCGGTAAAGGTGGTATGGGACAAGACAGTCTGGATGCGTTCAAAAAATACAAACAGGCTTATCTTCAGGCCGCTCCCGGATGCGCAGTGGTACTTGCCGCGGGTGTGAAAGCGGTAAAGAATGTGTACTGGCTGGAAAATGGGATGCCGGAAGCGATGTGGGTAATGACGGTAGAACAATTTGGACCTTTTGTTGTGACAATGGATTGTAAAGGAAATAGCCGTTATGAGTGTATTAAAAAACGGGCTCGGGAAATAATGGAGTATATTACAGCAGAAAAATAA
- a CDS encoding GntR family transcriptional regulator produces MKITTKTKSKLIYDDLKHRILSGEIKADTRLIIHQLALSYDSSDIPVREALKELAAEDLVEMSPHKGSRVKRLSIKEMQDMLEIRKTLEPLAARLAAEHATPELIASLETLHQQLIKLAEEKNYSEYSTLNRQFHELIIEASDNSYLKKILSELLANERRTKTIFDLFPEVVVISIQEHQEFIQLLKERKGKELAELMWRHKTRSYDKLQSYFAQMMTSSDD; encoded by the coding sequence ATGAAGATTACCACCAAGACTAAATCTAAGCTTATTTATGATGATCTGAAGCACAGGATCCTATCTGGTGAAATCAAAGCAGATACCCGTCTTATCATTCATCAACTGGCACTCTCTTACGACAGCAGCGACATACCGGTTCGTGAAGCGCTTAAGGAACTGGCCGCGGAAGATCTGGTTGAAATGAGCCCTCATAAAGGTTCACGCGTAAAACGGCTATCCATCAAAGAAATGCAGGATATGCTTGAAATACGGAAAACACTGGAACCGCTGGCGGCCCGACTGGCGGCTGAACACGCGACGCCGGAACTGATTGCGTCGCTTGAAACATTGCACCAGCAATTGATTAAACTGGCCGAAGAGAAAAATTACTCTGAATACTCCACGCTCAATCGCCAGTTTCATGAGTTAATCATAGAAGCGAGTGATAACAGCTATCTGAAGAAAATACTCAGCGAATTACTGGCTAACGAGCGGCGCACGAAAACCATTTTCGATCTCTTCCCTGAAGTGGTGGTGATTTCTATACAGGAGCATCAGGAATTCATTCAGTTGCTGAAAGAAAGGAAAGGAAAAGAGCTGGCTGAATTGATGTGGCGACACAAGACGCGCTCCTATGACAAATTGCAGAGCTACTTTGCGCAGATGATGACCTCATCAGACGATTAA
- a CDS encoding fumarate hydratase, protein MKKLGITYEEVYDLLHKACTTISPDALHMLRQARNRESDPGAKVFLETMISNVALAGAENKPVCQSPGYPTVWIRFGEAFDMDDLLSFLPKAITEATLKGLIRPSIVHPLTRHNPGDSTGAGVPNVELRYVPGQKFVEIIMSAKGCGAELGNISKILTPATLGKDYSGLKKLVLDTVINAGGFPCPPSAIGIGLGGQMDVSAKLSREAISTRNWLDHNPDPLLDKLEQELLEEINQLNIGPAGVGGKTTTLAVKIAYAATHTAICPVTINFHCWVARRFGIRLYPDGHRETLFQVEE, encoded by the coding sequence ATGAAAAAACTCGGAATTACTTATGAAGAGGTCTACGACCTGCTGCATAAGGCCTGTACCACCATCTCACCCGATGCCCTGCATATGTTGCGGCAAGCCCGCAACAGAGAAAGCGATCCCGGGGCGAAAGTCTTTCTGGAAACCATGATCAGCAACGTTGCGCTCGCCGGCGCAGAGAACAAACCGGTGTGTCAGTCCCCCGGCTACCCCACCGTCTGGATCCGTTTCGGTGAAGCATTCGATATGGACGACTTGCTGAGTTTTTTACCCAAAGCCATTACCGAAGCGACACTAAAGGGACTGATTCGCCCAAGCATTGTGCACCCCCTCACTCGCCACAACCCTGGTGACAGTACTGGCGCGGGCGTACCTAACGTGGAATTGCGCTATGTTCCAGGGCAGAAATTCGTGGAAATCATCATGAGCGCCAAAGGATGCGGCGCAGAACTGGGGAACATATCAAAAATCCTGACCCCGGCCACATTGGGTAAAGACTACAGCGGCCTGAAAAAACTGGTGCTGGATACCGTGATTAATGCCGGGGGTTTTCCGTGCCCACCGTCCGCCATTGGTATCGGCCTCGGCGGGCAAATGGATGTCAGTGCCAAGCTCAGTCGCGAGGCTATCAGCACGCGTAACTGGCTGGATCACAACCCGGATCCATTGCTGGATAAGCTGGAGCAGGAATTACTGGAAGAAATTAATCAGTTAAATATTGGTCCGGCTGGCGTGGGTGGCAAAACCACAACACTGGCGGTGAAAATAGCCTATGCCGCCACACACACCGCAATTTGCCCTGTCACTATTAATTTCCATTGTTGGGTAGCGCGCCGTTTCGGTATTCGACTTTATCCCGATGGGCATCGGGAAACTCTTTTTCAGGTGGAGGAATAA
- a CDS encoding LysR family transcriptional regulator, producing the protein MATNTLHSLSAFVRAVEAGSFTGAAKLLDTTPSAVSKSVSRLERRLGVKLFLRSTRSFMLTGEGQIYYENVAPLLRGLDEADSTIAFRAQAIGKLRISMPNDIGRMLLTSVTSRLVQQHPGLSLDINLSDRYVDIIREGFDVALRLGHISDSELYARRLTDLPLVLVASPDYLTQNNEPKTLADLELHRHVRYRTGAKVLPIRLADGSHIPVTGTFDADSGEAMRIAAINGLGIAQILMSTVQDDIHQGRLKRVMANVSLMPVPVQVVHGFGRTVPIKVKVFIDFIAKELELLTSALSAGDKAPAENSYTTGSAGKSNR; encoded by the coding sequence ATGGCTACCAACACCTTACATAGTTTGTCTGCCTTTGTGCGTGCGGTTGAAGCAGGTTCATTTACGGGTGCCGCAAAACTGCTGGATACCACGCCATCTGCAGTATCAAAAAGCGTTTCACGTCTGGAACGGCGACTTGGGGTAAAGCTCTTTCTGCGTTCTACACGCTCATTTATGCTCACGGGCGAGGGGCAAATCTATTATGAAAACGTCGCACCATTGCTTCGGGGGCTGGATGAAGCGGATAGCACGATAGCGTTTAGAGCGCAGGCTATCGGGAAGCTGCGCATTAGTATGCCGAATGATATTGGCCGTATGCTGCTGACATCTGTCACGTCCCGGCTCGTACAACAGCATCCCGGTTTATCACTGGATATCAATTTAAGTGATCGGTATGTCGATATTATTCGGGAGGGCTTTGATGTGGCCCTGAGGCTCGGGCACATCTCAGACAGTGAATTATACGCCAGACGGCTTACTGACCTGCCACTGGTTCTGGTCGCCTCACCTGACTACTTAACCCAAAATAATGAACCGAAAACACTCGCAGATCTTGAGCTGCATCGCCACGTCAGGTATCGAACAGGCGCAAAGGTATTACCCATCAGGTTAGCAGACGGTTCGCATATTCCCGTTACAGGAACATTCGATGCTGACAGCGGTGAAGCCATGCGTATAGCCGCTATTAATGGACTGGGCATTGCACAAATTTTAATGAGTACAGTTCAGGATGATATTCATCAGGGCCGATTAAAACGCGTCATGGCCAACGTCAGTCTGATGCCTGTTCCCGTGCAGGTTGTACATGGATTTGGGCGCACAGTGCCGATAAAAGTGAAAGTATTCATCGATTTCATTGCAAAGGAACTTGAATTACTGACATCAGCATTGTCTGCCGGGGACAAAGCGCCAGCAGAAAACTCTTACACTACCGGGTCAGCAGGCAAATCAAACAGATAG
- the dcuC gene encoding C4-dicarboxylate transporter DcuC: MGLIISLFVIAWVAWAIAKKGYATAILLIAGVVLLSLSVLFDLGPGLVLKKSTGNGFFDIFLVVQQIMSSNLAGLGLSIMAMGGFSRYMDTLNAGQALYAIVGGPLKYIKSPYVLACMGFIISQIVGMAIPSASGLALMLMVTLYPVMIRAGVSRLTAVAIIGSSRFFDLGPGSANCLLAAKTAGIEWAEYFLNWQLIIYFPLMLTMLISHYFVQRYWDRREGPDPEEMVLREKFHQEQTDQQLSIPKIYALLPIIPLVILLAFNPVVLGEFGINIKVDVPTAIVLSTFIAMAFEFIRTRKGLDVMAGMKSFFEGLGKQLTVVVALIVAGQVFGEGLIAIGSVNSLITGVEGIGLGAGFMILFMSLVIGVVAFLMGSGNAPFFSFAALIPELATKFGVHSAAMLLPLQTMTGFGRTLSPVTGAIVAIAGIAGVSPFQIVKRNAVQLILCAVVNFILTFIFILPS; this comes from the coding sequence ATGGGATTGATCATATCATTATTTGTTATCGCCTGGGTTGCCTGGGCGATAGCAAAGAAAGGTTACGCCACCGCCATTTTATTGATAGCTGGCGTGGTGTTATTGAGTCTTTCGGTATTATTTGATTTAGGGCCGGGACTGGTATTAAAAAAATCGACCGGTAATGGTTTCTTCGATATCTTTCTGGTCGTTCAACAGATTATGTCATCTAATCTGGCCGGGTTAGGGTTATCGATTATGGCGATGGGTGGGTTTTCCCGCTATATGGATACCCTTAATGCAGGCCAGGCGCTCTACGCTATTGTTGGCGGGCCGTTGAAATATATTAAGTCGCCCTATGTTCTGGCTTGCATGGGATTTATTATTTCGCAAATTGTCGGTATGGCGATCCCCAGCGCATCCGGGCTGGCGTTAATGCTCATGGTCACGTTATACCCGGTCATGATCCGCGCAGGGGTTTCCCGTTTAACAGCAGTGGCGATCATTGGTTCGAGCCGTTTTTTTGACCTCGGCCCAGGTTCGGCCAATTGTCTGCTGGCGGCAAAAACAGCGGGAATCGAATGGGCAGAATATTTCCTCAACTGGCAGCTGATCATCTATTTTCCATTGATGCTCACGATGCTGATTTCCCATTATTTCGTTCAGCGTTACTGGGATCGCCGTGAAGGTCCTGATCCGGAAGAAATGGTGCTGCGGGAAAAATTCCATCAGGAGCAAACCGATCAACAACTTTCCATACCTAAAATTTATGCCCTGTTGCCGATTATTCCTCTGGTGATCCTGCTGGCGTTTAACCCGGTGGTTCTGGGTGAGTTCGGTATCAATATCAAAGTCGATGTTCCCACGGCGATTGTGCTTAGTACCTTTATTGCCATGGCGTTTGAATTTATTCGCACCCGCAAAGGGCTGGATGTCATGGCTGGCATGAAATCCTTCTTTGAAGGGTTGGGTAAACAACTCACCGTGGTGGTCGCGCTGATCGTTGCCGGCCAGGTTTTTGGTGAAGGGTTGATCGCAATCGGCTCGGTGAACTCGCTGATTACTGGCGTGGAAGGCATCGGCCTGGGGGCTGGTTTCATGATCTTATTCATGAGTCTGGTCATTGGTGTCGTGGCTTTCCTGATGGGTTCAGGTAACGCCCCTTTCTTCTCTTTTGCCGCGTTGATTCCGGAGCTGGCGACAAAATTTGGCGTACATTCCGCCGCGATGCTGCTCCCCTTACAAACGATGACCGGTTTCGGTCGTACACTTTCTCCCGTAACGGGTGCGATTGTCGCCATTGCCGGGATTGCAGGGGTATCTCCGTTCCAGATTGTAAAACGCAATGCCGTGCAGCTCATTCTTTGTGCCGTGGTTAACTTTATTTTGACGTTCATCTTTATACTTCCGTCTTAA